Proteins encoded by one window of Cellvibrio sp. KY-GH-1:
- the hisF gene encoding imidazole glycerol phosphate synthase subunit HisF gives MALAKRIIPCLDVDNGRVVKGVNFVGIRDAGDPVEIAKRYNDEGADEITFLDITATHEGRDTTVHTVEKIASQVFIPLTVGGGIRTVDDIRTMLNAGADKVSINSAAVFNPDFVKAASDRFGAQCIVVAIDAKKVSLEGETPRWEIFTHGGRKPTGINAVEWAVKMAEYGAGEILLTSMDGDGTKKGYDLGVTRAISDAVPIPVIASGGVGNLQHLVDGVTLGRADAVLAASIFHFREYTVPQAKEFMRAQGIEVRL, from the coding sequence ATGGCACTCGCAAAACGCATTATCCCCTGCCTGGATGTCGACAATGGTCGCGTGGTGAAAGGCGTTAACTTTGTCGGTATTCGCGATGCGGGCGACCCGGTGGAGATCGCTAAGCGCTACAACGACGAAGGCGCCGATGAGATCACCTTTCTTGATATCACTGCGACCCACGAAGGGCGCGATACTACGGTACACACGGTGGAGAAGATTGCCAGTCAGGTGTTTATTCCGCTCACTGTGGGCGGTGGTATTCGCACCGTCGATGACATTCGCACCATGCTCAACGCCGGTGCCGACAAGGTGAGTATCAACTCGGCCGCGGTGTTTAATCCCGATTTCGTGAAAGCCGCGTCTGATCGTTTTGGGGCCCAGTGCATAGTGGTGGCGATAGATGCCAAGAAAGTCAGCCTCGAGGGCGAGACGCCGCGCTGGGAAATCTTTACCCACGGCGGGCGCAAGCCAACCGGCATCAATGCGGTCGAATGGGCAGTAAAAATGGCCGAATACGGTGCCGGAGAAATTCTGCTAACCAGTATGGATGGCGATGGCACCAAGAAAGGTTATGACCTGGGGGTGACGCGTGCTATTAGCGATGCGGTACCTATTCCGGTGATTGCCTCTGGCGGCGTGGGCAATTTGCAGCACCTGGTGGATGGCGTCACGCTAGGGCGCGCGGATGCAGTGTTAGCCGCGAGTATCTTCCACTTTCGCGAATACACAGTGCCGCAAGCCAAAGAATTTATGCGTGCCCAAGGAATTGAAGTCAGGCTTTAA
- a CDS encoding DUF6316 family protein has protein sequence MATVNRSGEQGSVPARHGRYLQKDGYWYYNTREGVDIGPFDSRDDAEIGVGEFIEFIQASEPKVSDVLKQYRAA, from the coding sequence ATGGCAACAGTAAATAGATCTGGCGAGCAGGGTTCAGTACCAGCGCGCCATGGGCGCTACCTACAAAAAGATGGCTATTGGTACTACAACACCCGCGAGGGCGTGGACATAGGCCCATTTGATAGCCGCGACGATGCTGAAATCGGCGTCGGCGAATTTATCGAGTTTATTCAAGCATCCGAACCCAAGGTATCCGATGTTCTGAAACAGTATCGTGCGGCCTGA
- a CDS encoding divergent polysaccharide deacetylase family protein, giving the protein MCRCLFWLSLALSLPVQAKAPAKLAIIIDDLGYNLSLGKRTANLPGAFTIAVLPFTPHGRELAELAHKRGKEIMLHAPMSNHHRYPLGRGGLVSGMKQAEFLAVLRQNLADIPHIKGVNNHMGSQLTEQAEPMRWLMRELQSRQLYFVDSRTSALTQALNEAERIRLPSRKRDVFLDDERNSEHIEQQLLLALNKAKQQESAIAIGHPYPETLAVLQRIKPLLKSHMVELVPVSALVPQVARASKSTYCLAPPASLWPETWAPIDPFDEQLFNLPVSLR; this is encoded by the coding sequence ATGTGCAGATGTTTATTCTGGCTCAGCCTCGCGCTGTCACTCCCGGTTCAGGCAAAAGCTCCCGCGAAGTTGGCGATTATTATCGATGACCTGGGCTACAACCTGAGCCTGGGCAAGCGAACCGCCAATTTACCCGGCGCCTTCACTATTGCTGTCCTGCCTTTTACTCCTCATGGTCGCGAATTGGCCGAGTTGGCACACAAACGCGGCAAGGAAATTATGCTGCATGCCCCCATGAGCAATCATCACCGCTATCCATTAGGGCGGGGAGGTTTGGTCAGTGGCATGAAACAAGCAGAGTTCCTCGCCGTACTGCGCCAGAATCTGGCTGATATTCCTCATATCAAGGGGGTTAATAACCATATGGGCAGCCAGCTAACCGAGCAAGCCGAGCCCATGCGCTGGTTAATGCGCGAGCTGCAAAGTCGCCAGCTCTATTTTGTGGACAGTCGCACCAGCGCACTCACCCAGGCCTTAAACGAAGCAGAGCGCATCCGTTTGCCCAGTCGAAAACGCGATGTTTTCCTCGATGATGAGCGCAATTCGGAGCATATTGAGCAACAATTATTGCTGGCGTTGAACAAGGCGAAACAGCAAGAATCAGCCATTGCCATAGGGCATCCTTATCCGGAAACCTTGGCAGTGCTACAGCGTATCAAGCCCCTGCTAAAGTCACACATGGTCGAGCTAGTGCCTGTTTCAGCCCTCGTTCCCCAAGTTGCGAGAGCGTCTAAATCAACCTACTGCCTTGCGCCACCTGCGAGCCTTTGGCCAGAAACCTGGGCCCCAATAGATCCGTTTGATGAGCAGTTATTCAATCTACCAGTTAGCTTGCGATAA
- a CDS encoding S41 family peptidase, producing MFFAAIPRIFPVRSLALSSLLGALVLSVPASADEKKPAADAGLLPLEELRTFTRVYDHVRNGYVDEIDDAQLLEYAIKGMISELDPHSAYLDKEAFADLQASTSGEFGGVGLEVSLEEGFVKVVTPIDDSPSAKAGIMAGDIVVRIDDNPVKGMDLSKALNLMRGAKNTPIKITVMRDGVDQPLEFNLLRNIIKVQSVRTRTLEQDYFYIRIAQFQLDTGKDIAQKLREQLKKNPDTKGLILDLRNNPGGVLQASVEVVDSFLDGGQVVYTQGRLDNSNISYNAEAGDITNGLPLVVLINDGSASASEIVAGALQDHKRAVIMGTRSFGKGSVQSVIPISNDRAIKLTTALYYTPNGRSIQAQGIEPDVDVERVQVTSIQQGLNTTEADLARHLGNGKGGKESNRKEREQRRITSAELLKEDNQLHEALNLLKGLHIFIQSSPLAAAPAPDIAPDIVVQPETPAETTSQ from the coding sequence ATGTTTTTCGCTGCAATCCCCAGAATTTTTCCTGTTCGCTCTCTGGCATTATCGAGCCTGTTGGGCGCGCTTGTGCTGAGCGTGCCCGCCAGTGCTGATGAAAAAAAGCCAGCTGCCGATGCCGGACTCTTGCCGCTGGAGGAATTGCGCACTTTTACGCGCGTTTACGATCATGTGCGCAACGGTTATGTCGATGAAATCGACGATGCACAACTGCTCGAGTATGCGATTAAGGGCATGATCTCCGAGTTGGATCCGCACTCAGCTTATCTTGACAAAGAAGCTTTTGCCGACCTGCAAGCCAGCACCTCAGGTGAATTTGGCGGCGTCGGCCTGGAAGTTAGCCTCGAAGAAGGCTTCGTGAAAGTCGTGACACCAATTGATGACAGTCCCTCGGCCAAAGCCGGCATTATGGCGGGCGATATAGTGGTGCGTATCGATGATAACCCGGTCAAGGGAATGGATTTGTCCAAGGCTCTCAACTTGATGCGCGGCGCAAAAAATACCCCGATTAAAATTACTGTAATGCGCGATGGCGTCGACCAACCGCTCGAATTCAATTTGCTGCGCAACATTATCAAAGTGCAAAGCGTGCGCACCCGCACCCTTGAGCAGGACTATTTCTATATCCGTATTGCCCAATTCCAACTGGATACCGGCAAAGACATAGCGCAAAAGCTGCGCGAACAATTAAAGAAAAACCCTGATACCAAAGGCCTGATTCTGGATCTCCGCAATAATCCTGGTGGCGTACTGCAGGCTTCAGTCGAAGTCGTAGATAGCTTCCTCGATGGCGGTCAGGTGGTTTACACCCAGGGCCGTTTGGATAATTCCAATATCAGTTATAACGCCGAAGCGGGCGATATCACCAATGGTTTACCGCTGGTAGTACTAATCAATGACGGCTCCGCGTCCGCCTCAGAAATCGTTGCCGGTGCCCTGCAGGATCACAAGCGCGCCGTAATTATGGGCACCCGCAGCTTCGGCAAAGGGTCGGTGCAATCGGTGATTCCCATCAGCAATGACCGCGCCATCAAGCTCACCACCGCGCTCTACTACACGCCCAATGGTCGCTCCATTCAAGCCCAGGGCATAGAACCGGATGTTGACGTCGAACGCGTACAGGTCACCAGTATCCAGCAAGGTTTGAACACCACTGAAGCGGATTTGGCACGCCATCTCGGCAATGGCAAGGGCGGCAAGGAGAGTAATCGAAAAGAGCGTGAACAGCGGCGTATTACCAGTGCTGAGCTATTGAAAGAAGATAATCAGTTGCATGAAGCACTCAATCTATTAAAGGGCTTGCATATCTTTATTCAAAGTTCACCGCTCGCTGCCGCGCCTGCGCCGGACATAGCCCCGGACATAGTGGTGCAACCTGAAACCCCAGCAGAAACTACCAGCCAATAA